In a single window of the Methanofollis ethanolicus genome:
- a CDS encoding iron-containing alcohol dehydrogenase: MTSTYLNPPVALMGAGAVKDIGTWAKMLGAKKAFIVCGIGKHGKELAEEVGALLKGAGVNFVIYPGAEPNPTDNAVHKGAEMYKKEGCDMIVATGGGSPIDCAKGIGIIVTNGGEIYDYEGGGKVPKALPPFIAINTTAGTASEMTNFAVITDTRRHIKMALVDWKMTPKVAINDPELMVSMPPALTAATGMDALTHAVEAYVSTIATPTTDAAAIAAIQLIGKYLRPAVANGDDIHARDMMAHAEYLAGIAFNNASLGYVHSMAHQLGGFYNLPHGVCNAILLPHVEKFNLIAAPDRFVDIAKALGENVEGLSTIEAANKAIDAIRTLSADIGIPAGVKQLGAQEKDIPTLAENAMKDICNLTNPRKATKEDVMAIYKEAM, encoded by the coding sequence ATGACATCCACCTATCTGAACCCGCCGGTCGCCCTCATGGGTGCCGGAGCGGTAAAAGATATCGGAACCTGGGCAAAGATGCTTGGGGCAAAGAAGGCATTCATTGTCTGCGGGATCGGGAAACACGGCAAAGAACTCGCAGAGGAGGTAGGCGCCCTTCTCAAGGGGGCAGGCGTCAATTTCGTGATCTATCCGGGCGCCGAGCCGAACCCGACCGACAACGCCGTCCACAAGGGCGCCGAGATGTACAAGAAAGAGGGCTGTGACATGATCGTCGCCACCGGCGGCGGGTCCCCGATAGACTGCGCCAAGGGCATCGGGATCATCGTCACCAACGGCGGAGAGATATACGACTACGAAGGCGGCGGAAAGGTCCCCAAAGCCCTGCCGCCCTTCATCGCCATCAACACCACCGCGGGCACCGCCTCGGAGATGACCAACTTCGCTGTCATCACCGACACCCGCCGGCACATCAAGATGGCCCTCGTCGACTGGAAGATGACCCCGAAGGTCGCGATCAACGACCCCGAACTGATGGTCAGCATGCCGCCCGCACTCACCGCCGCCACCGGCATGGACGCCCTCACCCACGCGGTCGAGGCCTATGTCTCCACCATCGCCACGCCGACGACGGACGCAGCCGCCATTGCCGCGATCCAGCTCATCGGCAAGTATCTCAGGCCGGCCGTCGCAAACGGCGACGATATCCATGCCCGCGACATGATGGCACACGCCGAATACCTCGCAGGCATCGCCTTCAACAATGCCAGCCTCGGCTACGTCCACTCGATGGCGCACCAGCTCGGCGGCTTCTACAACCTGCCGCACGGCGTCTGCAACGCCATCCTCCTGCCGCACGTCGAGAAGTTCAACCTCATCGCAGCACCCGACCGCTTCGTCGACATCGCCAAGGCGCTCGGCGAGAACGTCGAGGGGCTCTCCACCATCGAGGCAGCAAACAAGGCCATCGACGCCATACGGACGCTCTCCGCGGACATCGGCATCCCGGCAGGCGTGAAGCAACTCGGCGCACAGGAGAAGGACATCCCGACCCTGGCCGAGAACGCGATGAAGGACATCTGCAACCTGACCAACCCACGGAAAGCGACCAAAGAAGACGTCATGGCGATTTATAAAGAGGCGATGTGA
- a CDS encoding deoxyhypusine synthase — protein sequence MECNWDECGDPVRQVRLSAGMTANELVRAIGGAGAYNGGALAKAVDIYEKMLRDEKATKYFGLAGAMVPAGMGGIVSELIEKGHIDILVSTGANLTHDTIEAIGCHHYHGTSTCDDIKLREEEINRIYDIFLPDEAFIRFEEFMQDCLSNIPDKSVITISGLLRHIGEHLDHGILATAAKNDVPVFCPAVQDSMLGMQFWFYNQSHHIVVDTFGDMHDIIDRCYAAEHAGAFLVGGGVPKNFIFQNKMITPSGFDYAIQLTGDRPDLGGLSGATLSEAQSWGKINEDAAAITVYGDATINLPLIAAAVLERLEHD from the coding sequence ATGGAATGCAACTGGGATGAATGCGGCGATCCTGTCAGACAGGTCAGGCTTTCGGCAGGGATGACAGCAAACGAACTTGTCCGCGCAATCGGCGGAGCAGGAGCCTATAACGGCGGAGCACTCGCAAAAGCGGTCGACATATACGAAAAAATGCTCCGCGACGAGAAGGCGACAAAGTACTTCGGGCTCGCCGGGGCGATGGTCCCTGCCGGCATGGGCGGGATCGTCAGCGAGCTCATCGAGAAAGGGCACATCGACATCCTCGTTTCGACCGGGGCAAACCTCACCCACGATACCATCGAAGCGATCGGTTGCCACCACTACCACGGCACCTCGACCTGCGATGACATCAAACTGAGAGAAGAGGAGATCAACCGCATCTATGACATCTTCCTCCCTGACGAGGCCTTCATACGATTCGAGGAGTTCATGCAGGACTGCCTCTCCAATATCCCCGATAAATCGGTGATCACCATCTCGGGCCTTCTCCGCCACATCGGCGAGCACCTCGACCACGGCATCCTCGCAACCGCGGCAAAGAACGACGTCCCCGTCTTCTGCCCCGCGGTCCAGGACTCGATGCTCGGCATGCAGTTCTGGTTCTACAACCAGAGCCACCACATCGTCGTCGACACCTTCGGCGACATGCACGACATCATCGACCGCTGCTATGCAGCAGAACACGCCGGCGCGTTCCTTGTCGGCGGCGGCGTCCCGAAGAACTTCATCTTCCAGAACAAGATGATCACCCCCTCGGGCTTCGACTACGCGATCCAGCTCACCGGCGACCGCCCGGACCTCGGCGGCCTCTCCGGCGCCACACTCTCCGAAGCGCAGTCCTGGGGCAAGATCAACGAAGACGCGGCCGCAATCACCGTCTATGGCGATGCGACGATCAACCTCCCCCTCATCGCCGCGGCGGTCCTGGAGAGGCTGGAACATGACTGA
- a CDS encoding aldehyde ferredoxin oxidoreductase family protein, whose translation MYGWIGRVLRVNLAEGTIKKEALKKDAAENYIGGRGLGEKYFMDEVDPKVDALSPANKLIFATGPLTGTMGISTGRYDVVAKGPLNDTLASSNSGGYFGPQIKYAGYDLIIFEGKAEKPVYLWINNDRVELRDASHLWGKTVYETDDAVKAETDPDAEVACIGPAGEKLVLYSCIMNDKHRAAGRTGIGAVMGSKNLKAIAVRGTGGIKVADKEGFLTAVRAARKKINDNPVTSAGLPTYGSNILVNIINESGALPTRNWREAYDPNADRISGETLTKNHLLHNKGCSACVIGCGRVARARGKYKEIGEGPEYESAWCFGSDCGIDDMDAVLKANFLCNELGLDTITMGSTIACAMELVDIGALDPAKAGYDLKFGNADAMVELTRATAYREGFGDELAAGSFRLATKYGHPELSMTVKKQEMPAYDPRAIQGIGLEYATSNRGGCHVRGYTISPEILGLPMKMDPSVIEGKPEILKVFQDLTGALSASGTCLFASFAIGADEIAAELKAATGIDYTPGKIMDIGERIYNLERMFIVKNGYSGKDDNLPPRLLNDPIPAGPAKGGVNHLGEMLPHYYEIRGWDADGIPKKEKLEELGLADLA comes from the coding sequence ATGTACGGCTGGATTGGAAGAGTGCTCAGGGTCAACCTGGCCGAGGGCACCATCAAAAAGGAGGCCCTGAAGAAGGACGCCGCCGAGAACTACATCGGTGGCCGGGGCCTTGGCGAAAAGTACTTCATGGACGAGGTCGACCCGAAGGTGGACGCCCTCTCGCCCGCGAACAAACTGATCTTTGCGACCGGACCCCTGACAGGCACGATGGGCATCTCGACAGGGCGCTACGATGTCGTCGCCAAGGGACCGCTGAACGACACCCTCGCCTCCTCGAACTCGGGCGGCTATTTTGGCCCGCAGATCAAATATGCCGGATACGACCTGATCATCTTCGAGGGGAAGGCCGAAAAACCGGTCTATCTCTGGATCAACAACGACCGCGTCGAACTCCGCGACGCCTCGCACCTCTGGGGGAAGACTGTCTACGAGACTGACGACGCCGTGAAGGCCGAAACCGACCCCGACGCGGAGGTCGCCTGTATCGGCCCGGCAGGCGAGAAACTCGTCCTCTACTCCTGTATCATGAACGACAAGCACCGTGCGGCCGGGCGGACCGGCATCGGTGCGGTGATGGGCTCGAAGAACCTGAAGGCGATCGCCGTCCGCGGCACAGGCGGGATCAAGGTCGCCGACAAAGAAGGCTTCCTTACGGCGGTGCGTGCTGCACGGAAGAAGATCAACGACAACCCGGTCACATCCGCGGGCCTGCCGACCTACGGTTCGAACATCCTGGTCAATATCATCAACGAGTCCGGGGCGCTCCCGACCCGGAACTGGCGCGAGGCCTATGATCCCAATGCCGACAGGATCTCCGGCGAGACCCTCACCAAGAACCATCTCCTCCACAACAAGGGTTGTTCGGCCTGTGTCATCGGGTGCGGACGTGTTGCCCGGGCCCGGGGCAAATACAAGGAGATCGGCGAAGGACCTGAATACGAATCAGCCTGGTGTTTCGGATCCGACTGCGGCATCGACGATATGGACGCCGTGCTGAAGGCGAACTTCCTCTGCAACGAACTTGGGCTGGACACCATTACGATGGGCTCGACGATCGCCTGTGCGATGGAACTCGTCGACATCGGTGCCCTGGACCCGGCAAAGGCCGGCTACGACCTCAAATTCGGCAACGCCGATGCGATGGTCGAGCTGACCCGCGCTACCGCCTATCGTGAGGGCTTCGGCGACGAACTCGCCGCGGGCTCATTCAGGCTGGCCACGAAGTACGGTCACCCCGAACTCTCGATGACCGTCAAGAAGCAGGAGATGCCAGCCTACGACCCGCGTGCGATTCAGGGCATCGGCCTGGAATACGCCACCTCGAACCGCGGCGGCTGCCATGTGCGGGGCTACACCATATCACCCGAGATCCTCGGCCTCCCGATGAAGATGGACCCCTCGGTCATCGAGGGCAAGCCCGAGATCCTGAAGGTCTTCCAGGACCTCACCGGTGCCCTCTCCGCCTCAGGCACCTGTCTCTTTGCATCCTTTGCGATCGGCGCCGACGAGATCGCCGCAGAACTGAAGGCGGCGACAGGCATCGACTACACGCCCGGGAAGATCATGGATATCGGCGAGCGGATCTACAACCTGGAGCGGATGTTCATCGTGAAGAACGGCTACTCCGGGAAGGACGACAACCTCCCCCCGAGGCTCCTCAACGACCCGATCCCGGCAGGGCCGGCAAAGGGCGGTGTCAACCACCTTGGCGAGATGTTGCCGCACTACTACGAGATCCGCGGCTGGGACGCAGACGGCATCCCGAAAAAGGAAAAACTGGAAGAGCTCGGCCTGGCCGACCTGGCCTGA
- a CDS encoding NADH-ubiquinone oxidoreductase-F iron-sulfur binding region domain-containing protein, giving the protein MHFTTIKDLDDHRVHLVAGEPDIPHVWVCAGPGCLANGSMNVYRTFLACAEEKGLMVDVDLKAEATGCQGFCERGPLVILRLKKDGDEIFYQHVREKDVPEILEKTVLSGELVQKLLYRDPARKQTVVSPGGIPFYSHQRHVVLKNLGRTNPLSLDDAIMAGAYAGLAKALSMAPADVVQAVKDSGLRGRGGGGFPTGVKWESAAVVDAPQKFVVVNGDEGDPGAFMDRAVMEGDPHTMLEGLAIGGYAIGATRGIIYVRNEYPIAVDHLRLAIEQAHEAGLLGKDIFGSSFDFEIEIVRGGGAFVCGESTALMTSIEGRAGVPRVKYIRSTEKGLWDLPAVLNNVETWANIPQIIVNGAGWFKSMGTPKSTGTKVFSLVGKVKNSGLVEVPMGTTLRTMIFDIGGGVMNDREFKAVQTGGPSGGCLPVSELDRPVDFDQLKAAGSMMGSGGMIVMDDHTCMVNVAQYFIDFLVEESCGKCTPCREGLKEMQTLLHGLTSGRAKPGDVALLKEIAENVRDTALCGLGKTAANPVISTMHWFPEEYEEHETEGFCRAGVCSGLYALEIDPEVCTGCTLCEKVCPVGAASGEKKRPHVIDKKACVTCGSCLDVCRFKAIKVVRRSE; this is encoded by the coding sequence ATGCACTTCACAACGATTAAAGACCTTGACGATCATCGTGTCCACCTCGTCGCCGGGGAACCTGACATCCCTCATGTCTGGGTCTGCGCAGGGCCGGGTTGCCTTGCGAACGGGAGCATGAACGTCTACCGCACCTTCCTCGCCTGTGCAGAGGAGAAGGGGCTGATGGTGGATGTGGACCTGAAGGCCGAGGCGACCGGATGCCAGGGCTTCTGCGAACGCGGGCCGCTGGTCATCCTGAGGCTGAAAAAAGATGGCGACGAGATCTTCTACCAGCATGTCCGGGAGAAGGACGTCCCCGAGATCCTGGAAAAAACTGTACTGAGCGGTGAACTCGTCCAGAAACTCCTGTACCGCGACCCCGCAAGGAAGCAGACCGTCGTTTCGCCCGGCGGCATTCCGTTCTACTCTCACCAGAGACATGTCGTCCTCAAAAATCTCGGGCGGACCAATCCGCTCTCCCTCGACGACGCGATCATGGCCGGTGCCTATGCCGGGCTTGCAAAGGCACTGTCGATGGCCCCGGCCGATGTCGTGCAGGCCGTGAAGGACTCGGGCCTCCGCGGCCGCGGCGGCGGCGGTTTCCCCACGGGGGTGAAGTGGGAGTCGGCGGCCGTCGTCGACGCTCCGCAGAAGTTCGTCGTCGTGAATGGCGACGAGGGTGATCCCGGCGCCTTCATGGACCGTGCAGTCATGGAGGGCGACCCCCACACGATGCTCGAAGGCCTTGCCATTGGCGGTTATGCGATCGGCGCCACACGGGGCATCATCTATGTGAGGAACGAGTACCCCATCGCCGTCGACCACCTGCGCCTTGCCATTGAGCAGGCACACGAAGCCGGTCTCCTCGGAAAAGACATTTTCGGCAGCAGTTTTGACTTCGAGATCGAGATCGTACGGGGCGGGGGGGCCTTCGTCTGCGGTGAATCCACGGCCCTGATGACCTCGATCGAGGGGCGTGCCGGCGTGCCGCGGGTGAAGTACATCCGCTCCACAGAGAAGGGCCTCTGGGACCTCCCCGCAGTCCTCAACAATGTCGAGACATGGGCGAATATCCCGCAGATCATCGTCAACGGTGCCGGGTGGTTCAAGAGCATGGGCACGCCGAAGAGCACGGGCACGAAGGTCTTCTCCCTTGTCGGCAAGGTGAAGAACAGCGGCCTTGTCGAGGTCCCGATGGGCACGACCCTGCGCACCATGATCTTCGACATCGGCGGCGGCGTCATGAACGACCGAGAGTTCAAGGCAGTGCAGACAGGCGGCCCATCGGGCGGTTGTCTGCCGGTAAGCGAACTCGACCGTCCTGTGGACTTTGACCAGCTCAAAGCTGCAGGCTCGATGATGGGTTCTGGCGGCATGATCGTGATGGACGACCACACCTGCATGGTGAATGTCGCCCAGTACTTCATCGACTTTCTGGTCGAGGAGTCGTGCGGCAAGTGCACGCCCTGCCGCGAGGGCCTCAAAGAGATGCAGACTCTCCTTCACGGCCTTACCTCGGGGAGGGCAAAACCCGGAGATGTCGCTCTTCTGAAGGAGATCGCGGAGAATGTGCGGGACACGGCGCTCTGCGGCCTCGGGAAGACCGCGGCAAACCCGGTCATCTCGACGATGCACTGGTTCCCCGAAGAGTACGAAGAGCACGAGACAGAAGGGTTCTGCCGTGCCGGGGTCTGCAGCGGCCTTTATGCGCTGGAGATCGACCCTGAGGTCTGCACCGGCTGCACCCTCTGCGAGAAGGTCTGCCCTGTCGGGGCAGCCTCAGGCGAGAAGAAACGGCCTCATGTCATCGACAAAAAGGCCTGTGTCACCTGTGGTTCGTGCCTGGACGTGTGTCGTTTCAAGGCGATCAAGGTTGTGCGGAGGAGTGAGTAA
- the nuoE gene encoding NADH-quinone oxidoreductase subunit NuoE, whose amino-acid sequence MSNYTHFILIHGGFETTETQEHIPAVQQIVGAYPREPRHLLAALQDIQAHYSYISVESMRSVAEHLSVPESRVFSVATFYKALSLVPQGKKVVKVCNGTACHLRGAPGLVGALEKALGIKNGETTPDGIFTIQTVNCLGACAMAPVIMINDRVYGKVTLSQIPEILEEERKDALHND is encoded by the coding sequence TTGAGTAATTATACCCATTTCATACTGATACACGGAGGGTTTGAAACGACAGAGACACAGGAACATATACCGGCGGTGCAGCAGATCGTCGGGGCCTACCCCCGGGAACCCAGGCATCTGCTTGCGGCGTTGCAGGATATTCAGGCTCACTACAGTTATATCTCGGTCGAATCGATGCGGTCGGTTGCTGAACATCTCAGTGTCCCTGAAAGCCGTGTCTTCAGCGTCGCCACATTCTACAAGGCCCTGAGCCTCGTTCCCCAGGGGAAGAAGGTCGTCAAGGTCTGCAACGGGACCGCGTGCCATCTGCGTGGGGCTCCCGGCCTTGTCGGGGCACTGGAAAAGGCGCTTGGTATCAAGAACGGTGAGACAACCCCTGACGGGATCTTTACCATCCAGACCGTGAACTGCCTTGGCGCGTGTGCGATGGCGCCGGTCATCATGATCAACGACCGGGTCTATGGGAAGGTGACCCTCTCCCAGATCCCGGAAATCCTTGAGGAGGAGAGGAAAGATGCACTTCACAACGATTAA
- the npdG gene encoding NADPH-dependent F420 reductase, with product MKVGIIGGTGGIGQGMALRLSQNHTVYIGSRLEEKAQAACEMCSYALKVLGLPFDLVPTTNQGVVDQADVVVFSIPAENLERTIESLQGLEGKTIISLMNPMVKTDFFKYNPPAEGSAAQQLQKLLPQSKVVAAFNNIPAGKWQKLSEPLDYTVCVCSDHADAKAVVMELVNSISELKALDAGPLAVSPYVEAITPLVINIARFSKKRDVGVYFK from the coding sequence ATGAAAGTAGGAATCATCGGTGGTACCGGTGGCATCGGACAGGGCATGGCATTGCGGCTCTCCCAGAACCATACGGTCTATATCGGGTCCAGGCTTGAGGAGAAGGCGCAGGCGGCCTGCGAGATGTGCAGTTACGCACTCAAAGTTCTCGGTCTCCCCTTCGATCTCGTCCCGACCACGAACCAGGGCGTCGTCGACCAGGCCGATGTCGTCGTGTTCTCGATCCCGGCAGAGAACCTGGAGAGGACGATCGAGTCCCTCCAGGGCCTCGAGGGCAAGACGATCATCAGCCTGATGAACCCGATGGTCAAGACCGACTTCTTCAAGTACAACCCTCCAGCAGAGGGTTCGGCCGCCCAGCAGCTCCAGAAACTTCTGCCGCAGTCAAAGGTGGTCGCCGCCTTCAACAACATCCCGGCCGGCAAGTGGCAGAAACTCTCCGAACCCCTCGACTACACGGTCTGTGTCTGTTCCGACCATGCCGATGCCAAGGCGGTGGTCATGGAACTCGTCAACTCGATCTCCGAGTTGAAGGCACTGGATGCCGGGCCCCTCGCCGTCTCCCCGTACGTCGAGGCGATCACACCTCTCGTCATCAACATCGCACGCTTCAGTAAAAAGCGGGATGTTGGCGTCTACTTCAAATAA
- a CDS encoding 4Fe-4S dicluster domain-containing protein — METNENLLLITPERCISCGTCELACSFGHEGEFRPSSSRISVLRFEAGVTIPMTCLQCDKPACVAACKTAALQKDTKTGLVGVNAAKCIGCRMCVMACPFGNITYSATARQPLKCDQCGGTPMCAEFCPAKAIEYLPADTATVQRKKAFSAKIAAGISEVKV; from the coding sequence ATGGAAACAAATGAGAACCTGCTCCTGATCACCCCGGAGAGGTGCATCAGTTGCGGGACCTGTGAACTGGCCTGTTCTTTTGGGCATGAAGGGGAGTTCCGCCCTTCATCCTCCCGAATATCCGTCCTCCGATTTGAAGCCGGCGTGACCATCCCCATGACCTGCCTGCAGTGCGACAAACCTGCCTGTGTCGCCGCCTGCAAGACTGCCGCCCTCCAGAAGGACACGAAGACCGGGCTCGTCGGCGTCAATGCTGCGAAGTGCATCGGCTGCCGGATGTGCGTGATGGCCTGTCCCTTCGGCAACATCACGTACAGCGCCACGGCCAGGCAGCCGCTGAAGTGCGACCAGTGTGGCGGCACGCCGATGTGCGCCGAGTTCTGCCCGGCAAAGGCGATCGAGTACCTGCCTGCCGACACGGCGACGGTCCAGAGGAAGAAGGCTTTCTCGGCGAAGATCGCCGCGGGCATCTCAGAGGTGAAGGTGTAA
- the npdG gene encoding NADPH-dependent F420 reductase, with translation MNVGIIGGTGGIGQGMALRLSQNHTVYIGSRLEEKAQAACEMCSYALKVLGLPFDLVPTTNQGAVDLAEVVVFSIPTENLEKTIESVKGLEGKVIISLMNPMVKTDFFKYNPPAEGSAAQQLQKLLPQSKVVAAFNNIPAGKWQKLSEPLDYTVCVCSDHADAKAVVIELVNSISKLKALDAGPLAVSPYIEAITPLVINIARFSKMRDVGVYFR, from the coding sequence ATGAACGTAGGAATCATTGGTGGCACCGGTGGCATAGGGCAGGGGATGGCGCTGCGCCTTTCGCAGAATCACACCGTCTATATCGGGTCCAGGCTTGAGGAGAAGGCGCAGGCGGCCTGTGAAATGTGCAGTTACGCACTCAAAGTGCTCGGCCTCCCCTTCGACCTCGTCCCGACGACAAACCAGGGGGCGGTTGACCTGGCTGAGGTCGTCGTCTTCTCGATCCCGACCGAGAACCTTGAAAAGACCATCGAATCGGTCAAGGGACTTGAGGGGAAGGTCATCATCAGCCTGATGAACCCGATGGTCAAGACCGACTTCTTCAAGTACAACCCGCCGGCCGAGGGTTCGGCCGCCCAGCAGCTCCAGAAACTTCTGCCGCAGTCGAAGGTGGTCGCCGCCTTCAACAACATCCCGGCCGGCAAGTGGCAGAAACTCTCCGAACCCCTCGACTACACGGTCTGCGTCTGTTCCGATCATGCCGACGCCAAGGCGGTGGTCATAGAACTCGTCAATTCGATCTCGAAGTTGAAGGCACTGGACGCGGGGCCCCTCGCCGTATCCCCGTACATCGAGGCGATCACACCCCTCGTCATCAACATTGCACGCTTCAGCAAGATGCGAGATGTCGGCGTCTATTTCAGGTAA
- a CDS encoding 2Fe-2S iron-sulfur cluster-binding protein, producing the protein MVEVTIDGQKIEVEMGTTALEAAKSLGIEIPTLCYHPGLPPDGNCRLCQVEIIDRGRKSLAISCMYPIRGPVEILTDTPSVRKARKFVIRLLLARSPRSPTMQKLAKEYGVELPDERFVQKGEVDLCIRCGRCVRACAELGNECIDFVSRGWEKEVKPPFGEPSKTCIGCGACAEVCPTGAVLVTEEGGTRTIWGRTFDLVACEICGARFATKEQIAAAKPEVESVDARLLCPACRRRVEAQAIAGTAGAHGDGQ; encoded by the coding sequence ATGGTTGAAGTGACGATCGACGGGCAGAAAATCGAGGTTGAGATGGGGACGACCGCCCTTGAGGCGGCGAAGTCCCTCGGGATCGAGATCCCGACTCTCTGTTACCATCCGGGTCTGCCGCCCGACGGCAACTGCCGCCTCTGTCAGGTCGAGATCATTGACAGGGGGAGGAAGAGCCTTGCCATTTCGTGCATGTACCCGATCAGAGGGCCGGTCGAAATTCTCACCGACACGCCATCGGTCAGGAAGGCAAGGAAATTCGTCATCCGCCTCCTCCTTGCCCGCTCACCCCGGTCTCCGACCATGCAGAAACTTGCGAAGGAGTACGGCGTCGAACTTCCTGACGAACGTTTCGTGCAGAAAGGAGAGGTCGACCTCTGCATCAGGTGCGGCCGCTGCGTCCGCGCCTGTGCCGAACTTGGTAACGAGTGCATCGACTTTGTCTCCCGCGGCTGGGAGAAAGAGGTAAAGCCACCTTTCGGAGAACCTTCGAAGACCTGTATCGGCTGTGGTGCCTGTGCTGAGGTCTGCCCGACGGGTGCGGTCCTGGTGACAGAGGAGGGGGGCACACGCACGATCTGGGGGCGGACCTTCGATCTCGTCGCCTGCGAGATCTGCGGGGCGCGTTTTGCAACGAAGGAGCAGATTGCGGCGGCAAAACCAGAGGTGGAGTCGGTGGACGCAAGACTTCTCTGCCCCGCGTGTCGGCGCCGTGTTGAGGCACAGGCAATTGCCGGCACGGCGGGAGCGCATGGCGATGGCCAGTGA
- a CDS encoding iron-containing alcohol dehydrogenase, which produces MVYTYLNPAVALMGAGAVKEIGTWAKMLNAKKALIVSGKGRHGKALAEDIGAYLKEAGVDFAIFAGAEPNPTDISVHEGAAVYKKEACDMIVAVGGGSPMDCAKGIGIVATNGGEIYDYEGAGKVPKALPPFITVNTTAGTASEMTNFAVITDTRRHVKMALVDWKTTANVAINDPELMKSMPPALTAATGMDALTHAVEAYVSTIATPTTDAAALMAIQLISKWLRPAVANGDDMVARDMMAHAEYLAGIAFNNASLGYVHAMAHQLGGFYNLPHGVCNAVLLPHVEKFNLIAAPDRFVDIAKALGENVEGLSTIEAANKAIDAIKTLSVDVGIPAGVKELGAQEKDIPTLADNAMKDICGLTNPRRATKDEIIAIYRSAM; this is translated from the coding sequence ATGGTTTACACATATCTGAACCCGGCAGTCGCCCTCATGGGCGCTGGAGCAGTGAAAGAGATCGGTACCTGGGCAAAGATGCTCAACGCCAAGAAGGCTCTGATCGTTTCAGGGAAAGGTCGCCACGGCAAGGCACTCGCCGAGGACATCGGCGCCTACCTCAAGGAAGCCGGCGTCGACTTCGCCATCTTCGCAGGCGCCGAGCCAAACCCGACCGACATCTCGGTCCACGAGGGCGCCGCAGTCTACAAGAAGGAAGCCTGTGACATGATCGTCGCTGTCGGCGGGGGATCCCCGATGGACTGCGCCAAGGGCATCGGCATCGTCGCCACCAACGGCGGAGAGATCTACGACTACGAAGGCGCCGGAAAGGTTCCCAAAGCCCTGCCGCCCTTCATCACCGTCAACACCACCGCGGGTACCGCCTCTGAGATGACCAACTTCGCCGTCATCACCGACACCCGCCGGCACGTCAAGATGGCCCTCGTCGACTGGAAGACGACCGCCAATGTCGCGATCAACGACCCCGAACTGATGAAAAGCATGCCGCCCGCACTCACCGCCGCCACCGGCATGGACGCCCTCACCCACGCGGTCGAGGCCTATGTCTCTACCATCGCAACACCGACCACAGATGCCGCAGCCCTGATGGCTATCCAGCTCATCAGTAAGTGGCTCCGCCCGGCCGTCGCAAACGGCGACGACATGGTCGCCCGCGACATGATGGCCCATGCCGAGTACCTCGCAGGCATCGCCTTCAACAACGCAAGCCTCGGTTATGTCCACGCAATGGCCCACCAGCTCGGCGGCTTCTACAACCTGCCGCATGGTGTCTGCAACGCCGTTCTCCTGCCGCACGTCGAGAAGTTCAACCTCATTGCAGCACCCGACCGCTTCGTCGACATCGCCAAGGCACTCGGTGAGAACGTCGAAGGACTCTCCACCATTGAGGCAGCAAACAAGGCCATTGACGCCATCAAGACACTTTCGGTCGACGTCGGGATCCCGGCAGGGGTGAAGGAACTCGGCGCACAGGAGAAGGACATCCCGACCCTGGCAGACAATGCCATGAAGGACATCTGCGGCCTGACCAACCCGCGTCGGGCCACAAAAGACGAGATCATCGCGATCTACCGGTCTGCGATGTAA